The Propionibacterium freudenreichii subsp. freudenreichii genome contains a region encoding:
- a CDS encoding alpha/beta fold hydrolase, translating to MNQSSGSLHVTTIGSGPATAVFLHGLLGQGKNLAGAAKALDGVATSLLIDAPNHGLSPWTGEFDYRAMGDAVAAELKHRGAARKPVVLIGHSMGGKTAMCLTLDHPELVEKLCVVDIAPVRYSHSKFFTGLISAMRGLDLAALGSRRQADQSLTQQIPDPVIRGFVLQNLHHGPSTPALGDRGPETWHWRANLALLARALPQMEAFPDFAGRHWDGPTLWVSGGKSDYVQPAYHAAMQALFPRVELVTVPGAAHWVHADEPAEFGQLLRNFVTHGE from the coding sequence ATGAACCAGTCATCCGGGTCCCTTCACGTCACGACGATCGGCTCCGGGCCGGCCACTGCGGTGTTCCTGCACGGCCTGCTCGGCCAGGGCAAGAACCTGGCGGGTGCGGCCAAGGCCCTTGATGGCGTGGCGACCAGCCTGCTCATCGATGCCCCGAACCACGGGCTGTCACCCTGGACCGGGGAATTCGACTACCGGGCCATGGGCGACGCCGTGGCCGCCGAACTCAAACACCGCGGCGCCGCACGCAAACCGGTGGTCCTCATCGGGCACTCGATGGGTGGCAAGACCGCGATGTGCCTCACCCTGGACCACCCGGAGCTCGTCGAGAAGCTGTGCGTCGTGGACATTGCGCCGGTCAGGTACAGCCACTCAAAGTTCTTCACCGGCCTCATCTCCGCCATGCGCGGCCTTGACCTCGCCGCCCTGGGATCACGGCGCCAGGCTGACCAGTCCCTGACCCAGCAGATCCCCGACCCGGTCATTCGTGGCTTCGTGCTGCAGAACCTTCACCACGGGCCGTCCACGCCGGCGCTCGGGGACCGCGGACCCGAGACCTGGCATTGGCGCGCCAACCTGGCTCTTCTGGCCCGGGCGCTGCCCCAGATGGAGGCCTTTCCCGACTTCGCCGGGCGCCACTGGGACGGACCCACCCTGTGGGTCTCGGGTGGCAAGTCGGACTATGTGCAACCCGCCTACCACGCGGCCATGCAGGCGCTGTTCCCCCGGGTTGAGCTGGTGACCGTGCCGGGCGCCGCCCACTGGGTACACGCCGACGAACCCGCCGAGTTCGGGCAGCTGCTCCGCAACTTCGTCACGCACGGTGAGTGA
- the pgm gene encoding phosphoglucomutase (alpha-D-glucose-1,6-bisphosphate-dependent): protein MADPRAGQPAQPSDLIDVDALIAAYYDKRPDPTNPDQQVVFGTSGHRGSAFDTAFNEAHIAAITAAIVEYRASQGTTGPLYLAKDPHGLSLPAWKTAIEVLVAAGVHVLAEAEDEYTPTPALSRAVILHNRGRERDLADGIVVTPSHNPPRDGGFKYNPTNGGPADTDATGWIAGRANELLGNLEGIKRIPYERAKDQVEHFDYRSRYCEDLRSVVDIEAIKASGLHIGADPLGGASEQYWEYISEHMLPNLSVVNKVIDPTWYFMTLDTDGQIRMDCSSPDAMASLVAKRDQYDIATGNDADSDRHGIVTPDGGLMNPNHYLAVAIQYLFGNRPRWASNTAVGKTLVSSTMIDNVAGLLGRSLYETPVGFKWFVPGLISGELGFGGEESAGASFLELGGKTWTTDKDGLIMDLLASEITARTAKTPSEHYRELEARFGTYYYARIDSEADRAQKARLKALSPSDVTATVLAGDPITHIYTNAPGNDAPIGGVKVTTEGGWFAARPSGTEDKYKIYAESYRSAQHLSELQDGAREVVSDALKG, encoded by the coding sequence ATGGCAGATCCACGCGCCGGACAGCCGGCTCAGCCCTCCGATCTCATCGACGTCGATGCGCTCATCGCCGCCTATTACGACAAGCGCCCCGATCCCACGAACCCCGACCAACAGGTCGTCTTCGGCACATCGGGCCACCGCGGATCAGCATTCGACACGGCATTCAACGAAGCCCATATCGCCGCCATTACCGCGGCGATCGTCGAATACCGGGCGTCACAGGGGACCACCGGCCCCCTCTACCTGGCCAAGGACCCCCACGGCCTGTCGCTCCCGGCATGGAAGACGGCCATCGAGGTGCTCGTCGCGGCTGGCGTCCACGTGCTCGCAGAGGCCGAGGACGAATACACCCCGACACCGGCGTTGTCGCGGGCGGTGATCCTGCACAACCGCGGACGCGAACGCGATCTGGCCGACGGCATCGTCGTGACGCCATCGCACAATCCGCCCAGGGACGGCGGATTCAAGTACAACCCGACGAACGGGGGACCGGCCGACACCGATGCCACGGGATGGATTGCCGGACGCGCCAATGAGCTGCTCGGCAACCTCGAGGGGATCAAGCGCATTCCCTATGAGCGTGCCAAGGACCAGGTGGAGCACTTCGACTACCGGAGTCGCTATTGCGAGGATCTGCGGAGTGTGGTTGACATCGAGGCCATCAAGGCCTCGGGACTGCATATCGGTGCAGACCCGCTGGGCGGGGCTTCCGAACAGTACTGGGAATACATCAGCGAGCACATGCTGCCGAACCTCAGCGTGGTCAACAAGGTCATTGACCCGACGTGGTATTTCATGACGCTCGATACCGATGGCCAGATCAGGATGGATTGCTCCTCGCCCGATGCGATGGCCTCCCTGGTGGCCAAGCGCGACCAGTACGACATCGCCACCGGCAATGATGCCGATTCCGATCGGCATGGCATCGTGACACCCGACGGGGGACTGATGAACCCCAACCATTACCTGGCCGTGGCGATCCAGTACCTGTTCGGCAATCGTCCCCGGTGGGCGTCCAACACTGCCGTCGGCAAGACGCTGGTGTCGAGCACCATGATCGACAACGTAGCCGGGCTGTTGGGGCGCTCCCTTTACGAGACTCCCGTCGGATTCAAGTGGTTCGTCCCCGGGCTGATCAGTGGCGAGCTCGGGTTCGGTGGTGAGGAATCGGCCGGTGCGTCCTTCCTCGAGCTGGGTGGCAAGACCTGGACGACCGACAAGGACGGCCTCATCATGGACCTGCTGGCCTCCGAGATCACTGCCAGGACCGCGAAGACGCCGAGCGAGCACTACCGCGAACTCGAGGCCAGATTCGGCACCTACTACTACGCGCGCATCGATTCCGAGGCGGATCGGGCCCAGAAGGCCAGGCTCAAGGCATTGTCGCCCTCGGATGTGACGGCGACCGTGCTGGCGGGCGACCCGATCACGCACATCTATACGAATGCGCCGGGTAATGACGCCCCGATCGGCGGGGTCAAGGTGACCACCGAGGGGGGATGGTTCGCCGCACGTCCCTCGGGAACCGAGGACAAGTACAAGATCTACGCCGAGAGCTACCGCAGTGCCCAGCACCTCAGCGAGCTCCAGGACGGTGCCCGCGAGGTGGTCTCGGACGCCCTCAAGGGCTGA
- the nucS gene encoding endonuclease NucS: protein MRVVIARCQVDYGGRLTAHLPMAKRLIIIKSDGSVAVHSDDRAYKPLNWMSPPCTLTVLDAPQDLAATTADLDAEIDQVWMVKARSGDILQIAIAEIIDDHEYDLGIDPGLQKDGVEAHLQALLAENPQTFGKGYRLVRREFPTAIGPVDLLLRSDDGGYVAVEVKRRGEIDGVEQLTRYLELMNADPLLAPVRGVFAAQLIKPQAKVLASTRHIDCVTVDYDALRGIDNAEERLF from the coding sequence GTGCGCGTTGTTATAGCCCGCTGCCAGGTTGACTACGGCGGAAGATTGACTGCCCACCTACCCATGGCGAAGCGGCTCATCATCATCAAATCCGACGGCTCAGTTGCCGTGCACAGCGATGACCGCGCCTACAAGCCCCTGAACTGGATGAGCCCGCCCTGCACTCTCACCGTCCTGGATGCGCCGCAGGACCTTGCGGCCACAACGGCCGACCTCGATGCCGAGATCGACCAGGTGTGGATGGTCAAGGCCCGCAGCGGTGACATCCTCCAGATCGCCATCGCCGAGATCATCGACGATCATGAATACGATCTGGGCATCGATCCGGGACTGCAGAAGGACGGAGTCGAGGCCCATCTGCAGGCACTGCTGGCGGAGAACCCACAGACCTTCGGCAAGGGCTATCGATTGGTGCGCCGAGAATTCCCCACTGCCATCGGTCCGGTCGATCTCCTGCTGCGCAGTGACGACGGGGGATACGTGGCGGTTGAGGTGAAGCGACGCGGCGAGATCGACGGAGTGGAACAGCTCACGCGGTACCTCGAGCTGATGAATGCCGACCCCCTGCTGGCACCGGTGCGGGGTGTCTTCGCCGCACAACTCATCAAGCCGCAGGCAAAGGTGCTGGCAAGCACCCGCCACATCGACTGCGTGACAGTCGACTATGACGCATTGCGGGGCATCGACAACGCGGAGGAACGCCTGTTCTGA
- a CDS encoding cob(I)yrinic acid a,c-diamide adenosyltransferase, with protein MVNITRVYTRTGDAGTTRLSNNEVAPKTDPRVQAYGQVDETNCTIGVALTLDPSDDMQKVLAIVQNELFDVGADLSSPVVSDPKFRPVRVDQTSVDRLEKWIDEFGEDLPALRSFILPGGSPLAAQLHVARSTCRRAERAAWEAVEAFGGEDGSSEPKGGVSLIAVKYLNRLSDLLFNLSRHANYEAEHDEVLWVPDGEREV; from the coding sequence ATGGTAAACATCACGCGCGTCTACACCCGCACCGGCGACGCCGGCACCACCCGCCTGTCCAACAACGAAGTTGCTCCCAAGACCGATCCCCGTGTGCAGGCATACGGGCAGGTGGACGAGACCAACTGCACGATCGGGGTGGCCCTGACGCTCGACCCCAGCGACGACATGCAGAAGGTGCTCGCGATCGTGCAGAATGAGCTGTTCGACGTCGGCGCCGACCTGTCGAGTCCCGTGGTGTCCGATCCCAAGTTCAGGCCGGTACGCGTGGACCAGACCTCGGTGGATCGCCTGGAGAAGTGGATCGACGAGTTCGGTGAGGACCTGCCGGCACTGCGCTCATTCATCCTGCCCGGGGGAAGTCCGCTGGCCGCACAGCTCCACGTGGCCCGATCAACCTGCCGCCGCGCCGAGCGGGCCGCCTGGGAGGCCGTCGAGGCCTTCGGCGGCGAGGACGGAAGCTCCGAGCCCAAGGGTGGGGTGAGCCTGATCGCGGTGAAGTACCTCAACCGGCTCTCGGACCTGCTGTTCAATCTGTCGCGCCATGCCAACTACGAGGCGGAACACGACGAGGTGCTCTGGGTGCCCGACGGCGAGCGTGAGGTCTGA
- a CDS encoding NUDIX hydrolase, whose protein sequence is MDDFKVNVVVDAGIGTLHWQGTVDQKTLDEAVSLAADDALIGHELHRVEASITADDLMAMRALHRAGFRREGRRRQAVRAEDGSWHDALLYARLIDDQVYGAGGFTAVMDTVMATHRLIGHVLIRDEHGRVLFVETTYKEDWELPGGIVEAGESPRVGAERELREELGVDIRLNQPLVADWMPPYLGWRDAMEFIFDGGQLPSSTMQRFERPAQEIRSYHWVAPEEIAEHVTPLSARRLALLVAGTAPAYTEAGSAVTPDA, encoded by the coding sequence GTGGATGACTTCAAGGTGAATGTGGTTGTCGATGCCGGCATCGGAACCCTGCACTGGCAGGGAACCGTTGACCAGAAGACGCTCGATGAGGCAGTCAGCCTCGCTGCGGACGACGCCCTGATCGGCCACGAACTGCACCGGGTCGAGGCGAGTATCACCGCCGATGACCTGATGGCGATGCGGGCGCTGCATCGCGCCGGTTTCCGCCGCGAGGGGCGTCGTCGTCAGGCGGTACGTGCCGAGGACGGCAGTTGGCACGACGCCCTGCTGTACGCCCGACTCATTGACGACCAGGTCTACGGTGCCGGTGGGTTTACCGCGGTGATGGATACCGTCATGGCCACCCACCGGCTGATCGGCCACGTGCTCATCCGTGATGAGCACGGGCGCGTGCTGTTCGTCGAGACCACCTACAAGGAGGACTGGGAGTTGCCCGGCGGCATCGTCGAGGCGGGCGAATCCCCCCGGGTCGGCGCCGAACGCGAGCTGCGCGAGGAACTGGGTGTCGACATCCGGCTCAACCAGCCCCTGGTCGCCGATTGGATGCCGCCCTACCTGGGCTGGCGCGACGCCATGGAGTTCATCTTCGACGGAGGCCAACTGCCGTCGAGCACCATGCAACGCTTCGAACGCCCCGCCCAGGAGATCCGCAGCTACCACTGGGTGGCGCCCGAGGAAATAGCCGAACACGTCACGCCACTGTCCGCCCGCCGGCTCGCGCTGCTCGTCGCCGGCACCGCACCTGCCTATACCGAGGCGGGCAGCGCGGTCACGCCCGACGCCTAG
- a CDS encoding 1-acyl-sn-glycerol-3-phosphate acyltransferase: MMRVRQAIARIGWAISPYQLVGRELTSEPGVVLGAPHTSNWDFIAFLGVSWYYRVPLKVLVKKSWMRGPLWALGKALGAVAVDRAHPGQVVEHLVAQAEQGHSFKLVIAPKGTRSPRQYWKSGFYRIALGAGLPVTLAGIDAGRRQVEVGPTIRLTGDVHADMDRIRAFYDRFDGVHPQLRSDPRLREEDS, from the coding sequence ATGATGCGAGTGCGCCAGGCCATCGCCAGGATCGGGTGGGCGATCAGTCCCTACCAGCTGGTCGGCCGGGAACTGACCAGCGAGCCGGGCGTGGTCCTGGGCGCGCCCCACACCAGTAACTGGGATTTCATCGCCTTCCTGGGCGTGTCCTGGTATTACCGGGTGCCACTCAAGGTGCTGGTGAAGAAGTCGTGGATGCGGGGGCCCCTGTGGGCCCTCGGAAAGGCCCTCGGCGCCGTGGCGGTGGATCGTGCCCATCCCGGACAGGTGGTGGAGCACCTGGTGGCGCAGGCAGAGCAGGGACACTCCTTCAAGCTCGTCATCGCCCCCAAGGGGACCCGGTCACCTCGCCAGTACTGGAAGTCCGGCTTCTACCGGATCGCACTGGGTGCCGGGCTGCCGGTGACGCTGGCGGGCATCGATGCCGGTCGCCGACAGGTCGAGGTCGGACCCACGATCCGCTTGACCGGCGATGTCCATGCCGACATGGATCGCATCCGTGCCTTCTACGACCGCTTCGATGGCGTCCACCCGCAACTGCGCTCCGACCCGCGGCTGCGCGAGGAGGACTCCTGA
- a CDS encoding tetratricopeptide repeat protein, translating into MSQPLTPRQPSGPQGPARGQSSAAPQGHAPSAHSDFSRPGAIDLSKIAATSPAAPQPGQAGASTGSYVVDVTEAELNDVIQQSVNYPVILALLSANDPGSNQLRSMLTRLADESAGRWLLAVVDIDTQPRIAQALQVTAIPTVLALLAGQAIPLFQGTADGAQVRGVLEQVMASAVANGVAGHVKPVSHGEAGPDPRFAAADTAMEAEDYDRAADEFGKLLAANPKDSEAAAGQATARLMSRAANADPEATLAAAKAAPDDVPAAMAASDVDMIAGRPKDAFGRLIGLIRTTAGDERDAVRTRLLELFETMDQADPELLAARRALGAALY; encoded by the coding sequence ATGAGCCAACCTCTCACGCCTCGTCAACCGTCCGGTCCGCAGGGTCCCGCCCGCGGTCAGTCGTCCGCTGCCCCGCAGGGCCATGCCCCCTCGGCACATTCCGACTTCTCCCGACCCGGCGCCATCGACCTGTCCAAGATCGCCGCCACCTCCCCCGCTGCCCCGCAGCCCGGTCAGGCCGGCGCGTCCACGGGCAGCTACGTCGTCGACGTCACGGAGGCCGAACTCAATGACGTGATCCAGCAATCGGTCAACTATCCGGTGATCCTGGCGCTGTTGTCGGCCAATGACCCGGGCAGCAACCAGCTGCGCTCCATGCTCACCAGGCTGGCCGACGAGTCCGCCGGCCGCTGGCTGCTCGCCGTGGTCGATATCGACACCCAGCCGCGCATCGCGCAGGCGCTCCAGGTGACGGCCATCCCCACTGTGCTCGCCCTGCTGGCCGGTCAGGCGATCCCGCTGTTCCAGGGCACCGCCGACGGGGCCCAGGTGCGCGGCGTGCTCGAGCAGGTCATGGCCTCCGCCGTGGCAAATGGCGTGGCAGGCCATGTCAAGCCCGTCTCCCACGGGGAGGCCGGCCCCGATCCGCGCTTCGCCGCAGCCGACACGGCGATGGAGGCCGAGGACTACGACCGGGCGGCCGACGAGTTCGGCAAGCTTCTGGCGGCCAATCCCAAGGACAGCGAGGCCGCTGCCGGGCAGGCCACCGCACGGCTGATGTCGCGCGCCGCGAATGCCGATCCGGAAGCGACGCTTGCCGCCGCCAAGGCGGCACCCGACGACGTACCGGCGGCGATGGCCGCCTCCGACGTCGACATGATTGCCGGGCGTCCCAAGGACGCCTTCGGCCGCCTGATCGGCCTCATCCGCACCACTGCCGGCGACGAGCGCGACGCAGTCCGCACGCGGCTCCTGGAGCTGTTCGAGACCATGGACCAGGCCGATCCCGAACTGCTGGCCGCACGTCGCGCCCTCGGGGCGGCCCTGTACTAG
- the glgB gene encoding 1,4-alpha-glucan branching protein GlgB produces MMHDKFGNLTGTDLEGFHSGGDTEAWRRLGSHVVTVHDDARGDLSGTRFAVWAPNAQRVQVIGDFNWWQGDDMEFVPGSGVWGLWKEGVGAGARYKYKIQHRDGSWQEKADPFAFSTEVPPANASVVFEREHAWAPSEESWLAHRAQADPYHSQMSIYELHVGSWRKGLDYRQLAQELPAYLTWMGYTHVELMPIMAHPLEASWGYQVTGYYAVDPRHGSPDDLRVLIEALHAAGIGVILDWVPGHFPKDDWALGRFDGTALFEHADPRQGEQLDWGTYVFNFGRNEVKSFLISNALFWVSEFHIDALRVDAVASMLYLDYSRPPGGWVPNKYGGRENLEAIDLLRYINRHLYRRQPGVMMIAEESTSFPKVSAPVDVGGLGFGFKWNMGWMNDSLEYIKLDPIYRQYHHNEMTFAMVYAYSENYILPISHDEVVHGKGSMVNKIPQDDWRKFATLRSFYSFMWAFPGKQLLFMGQEFGQRSEWNEAVGLEWWVDSLQWHKGLRDMMREINHVQARTPALYELDSEPEGFRWINDNDWMANTFSWLRFDRQGGMVACVANFSPEPYPEYGLRVPRAGRWREILNTDEQRWDGSGEAANGTRIAQPVDGEEGAELVISIPPMAGVWLRFEPEATDS; encoded by the coding sequence ATCATGCATGACAAGTTCGGGAACCTCACCGGCACGGACCTGGAGGGCTTCCACAGTGGTGGTGACACCGAGGCCTGGCGGCGATTGGGTTCCCACGTCGTCACCGTGCATGACGACGCGCGCGGTGACCTCAGCGGCACCAGGTTCGCCGTCTGGGCACCCAACGCCCAGCGGGTGCAGGTGATCGGCGACTTCAACTGGTGGCAGGGCGACGACATGGAGTTCGTGCCGGGCTCGGGCGTCTGGGGGCTGTGGAAGGAGGGCGTGGGTGCCGGCGCCCGCTACAAGTACAAGATCCAGCACCGCGACGGCAGCTGGCAGGAGAAGGCCGATCCCTTCGCCTTCAGCACCGAGGTGCCTCCGGCCAACGCGTCGGTCGTCTTCGAGCGGGAGCACGCATGGGCGCCGAGCGAGGAATCCTGGCTGGCGCATCGGGCGCAGGCCGACCCGTACCACTCGCAGATGAGCATCTACGAGCTCCACGTGGGCAGCTGGCGCAAGGGCCTCGACTACCGTCAGCTCGCCCAGGAGCTGCCCGCCTACCTCACCTGGATGGGTTACACCCATGTGGAGCTCATGCCCATCATGGCCCACCCGCTCGAGGCGAGCTGGGGCTATCAGGTCACCGGCTACTACGCGGTGGACCCGCGTCATGGCAGCCCGGACGACCTGCGCGTACTCATCGAGGCCCTCCACGCAGCCGGGATCGGCGTCATCCTCGACTGGGTCCCGGGACATTTCCCCAAGGACGACTGGGCCCTGGGCCGCTTCGATGGCACGGCGCTGTTCGAACATGCCGATCCCCGTCAGGGCGAGCAACTCGACTGGGGCACCTATGTGTTCAACTTCGGGCGCAACGAGGTCAAGAGCTTCCTCATCTCGAATGCACTGTTCTGGGTGAGCGAGTTCCACATCGATGCCCTGCGGGTGGACGCCGTGGCGTCCATGCTCTATCTCGACTACTCCAGGCCGCCGGGCGGGTGGGTGCCCAACAAGTACGGCGGCCGCGAGAATCTCGAGGCGATTGACCTGTTGCGCTACATCAACAGGCATCTCTACCGGCGCCAGCCGGGTGTCATGATGATCGCCGAGGAGTCCACGAGCTTCCCCAAGGTGAGCGCACCGGTGGACGTGGGGGGCCTGGGCTTCGGCTTCAAATGGAACATGGGCTGGATGAACGACTCGCTGGAGTACATCAAGCTCGACCCCATCTACCGGCAGTACCACCACAACGAGATGACCTTCGCCATGGTCTATGCCTACTCGGAGAACTACATCCTGCCGATCAGCCACGACGAGGTGGTGCATGGCAAGGGATCCATGGTCAACAAGATCCCCCAGGACGACTGGCGCAAGTTTGCGACCCTGCGCAGCTTCTACTCGTTCATGTGGGCCTTCCCGGGCAAGCAGCTCCTGTTCATGGGCCAGGAGTTCGGCCAACGCTCGGAGTGGAATGAGGCGGTGGGCCTGGAGTGGTGGGTCGACTCCCTGCAGTGGCACAAGGGCCTGCGCGACATGATGCGCGAGATCAACCATGTGCAGGCCCGGACACCGGCACTGTATGAACTGGACAGCGAGCCGGAGGGCTTCCGCTGGATCAACGACAACGACTGGATGGCCAATACCTTCAGCTGGCTGCGCTTCGACCGTCAGGGCGGCATGGTGGCGTGCGTGGCGAACTTCTCACCGGAGCCCTACCCCGAATATGGCCTGCGCGTGCCCAGGGCCGGGCGCTGGCGCGAAATCCTCAACACCGACGAACAACGTTGGGACGGCAGCGGCGAGGCGGCGAACGGCACCCGTATCGCACAACCCGTGGACGGCGAGGAGGGGGCCGAACTGGTCATCTCGATCCCGCCCATGGCTGGCGTGTGGCTACGCTTCGAACCGGAGGCCACCGACTCATAG
- the mce gene encoding methylmalonyl-CoA epimerase: MSNEDLFICIDHVAYACPDADEASKYYQETFGWHELHREENPEQGVVEIMMAPAAKLTEHMTQVQVMAPLNDESTVAKWLAKHNGRAGLHHMAWRVDDIDAVSATLRERGVQLLYDEPKLGTGGNRINFMHPKSGKGVLIELTQYPKN, from the coding sequence ATGAGTAATGAGGATCTTTTCATCTGTATCGATCACGTGGCATATGCGTGCCCCGACGCCGACGAGGCTTCCAAGTACTACCAGGAGACCTTCGGCTGGCATGAGCTCCACCGCGAGGAGAACCCGGAGCAGGGAGTCGTCGAGATCATGATGGCCCCGGCTGCGAAGCTGACCGAGCACATGACCCAGGTTCAGGTCATGGCCCCGCTCAACGACGAGTCGACCGTTGCCAAGTGGCTTGCCAAGCACAATGGTCGCGCCGGACTGCACCACATGGCATGGCGTGTCGATGACATCGACGCCGTCAGCGCCACCCTGCGCGAGCGCGGCGTGCAGCTGCTGTATGACGAGCCCAAGCTCGGCACCGGCGGCAACCGCATCAACTTCATGCATCCCAAGTCGGGCAAGGGCGTGCTCATCGAGCTCACCCAGTACCCGAAGAACTGA
- a CDS encoding maltokinase N-terminal cap-like domain-containing protein: MVAPNDDPRWRYASTARWFAGKGRGGVARRIEALDWYRAPEPGHLGVRSEIITIAYPDGAHDYYHLPISYRTAPLSDALIGPADDPQLGYAHDATRDPEAMELLIASLGRRVNSGDWSAMLPRGDRLTGPMPARPFTGEQSNSTVFLGSTALVKFFRHLEVGNNVDIPLHEALGRYRVRDVDELYGWVTAHFRAISGRAVHADLLMITEQLKTLGEGWPMAVESATADTDFSAHAAGIGRALAHVHLALVQAFPPVMLKGDDVADGMVARLDRAIEAVPALSDYRSMLVVGFNRLRGHRLPAQRVHGDFHLGQTLLTPGGWRIIDFEGEPLRPLADRTLPDSVWRDVAGMVRSLGYAAAQDGSPDAPARQHWLQRSQAAFIAAYLEITGVHDQVDLLDAYVADKAIYEVVYETRNRPDWVHIPMAAITSWHEHQFQAPRGRTHHA, encoded by the coding sequence ATGGTCGCGCCGAACGATGATCCGCGGTGGCGCTACGCATCGACCGCACGCTGGTTCGCCGGCAAGGGGCGCGGAGGTGTGGCACGACGCATTGAGGCCCTGGACTGGTACCGCGCCCCCGAACCGGGACACCTGGGCGTGCGCAGCGAGATCATCACGATTGCCTACCCCGATGGCGCCCACGACTACTACCACCTGCCGATCAGCTACCGCACGGCGCCACTTTCCGACGCCCTGATCGGGCCCGCCGACGACCCCCAGCTGGGCTATGCGCATGACGCCACCAGGGACCCTGAGGCCATGGAGCTGCTCATCGCCTCACTCGGCAGGCGCGTCAACAGTGGGGACTGGTCGGCGATGCTGCCCCGGGGCGATCGCCTCACCGGTCCGATGCCGGCACGTCCGTTCACCGGCGAGCAGTCGAATTCGACGGTCTTCCTGGGCAGCACCGCGCTGGTGAAGTTCTTCCGTCACCTCGAGGTCGGGAACAACGTCGACATCCCATTGCACGAGGCCCTGGGCCGTTACCGGGTACGTGACGTCGACGAGCTCTACGGCTGGGTCACCGCACATTTCCGGGCGATCTCCGGGCGCGCGGTGCATGCCGACCTGCTCATGATCACCGAACAGCTCAAGACCCTTGGCGAGGGATGGCCGATGGCGGTGGAGTCCGCCACCGCCGACACCGATTTCTCGGCACATGCGGCCGGGATCGGCCGCGCGCTGGCGCATGTGCACCTGGCGCTGGTGCAGGCATTTCCGCCCGTGATGCTCAAGGGCGACGATGTGGCTGACGGCATGGTGGCCAGGCTCGACAGGGCGATAGAGGCCGTGCCGGCGCTGTCGGACTACCGGTCCATGCTGGTGGTCGGCTTCAACCGCTTGCGGGGCCATCGCCTGCCGGCCCAACGCGTGCACGGTGACTTCCATCTGGGCCAGACGCTTCTCACCCCGGGCGGTTGGCGCATCATCGACTTCGAGGGCGAGCCCCTGCGACCCCTGGCCGACAGGACGCTGCCCGACTCGGTGTGGCGCGATGTCGCCGGCATGGTGCGCTCCCTGGGCTACGCGGCGGCACAGGACGGCTCCCCCGACGCCCCCGCGCGCCAGCACTGGTTGCAACGCAGCCAGGCCGCATTCATCGCCGCCTACCTGGAGATCACCGGGGTGCATGACCAGGTTGACCTGCTGGATGCCTATGTGGCGGACAAGGCCATCTACGAGGTGGTCTACGAGACGCGCAACAGGCCCGATTGGGTCCATATCCCGATGGCCGCCATCACGTCATGGCACGAGCACCAATTCCAAGCCCCCAGGGGAAGGACACATCATGCATGA